ATGGATTACAAGGGTTGATAGCTCTTAGTAATGAAAGCAAATATGCTCCATCTTTCTTGATGGCACGGTCCCTGGGAAGGAGACACTCTCTTAGAATGTCATTAAATGACCATAGAATAAGCATGAAGTGAGTGGAATTATGTGGAAGGGATTCAGCATTTTACGCAAGCACTGGGCAGCCCCTGGGTATGGCTGTCCCTCCACCATGGCCAGTCTGTCTAACGCTTGGCCCACCCACCCAGATCCTCTTAGAAGCCACTGATAGCATTTGCCTCTGGGAATTCTGCAGCCTTTGCTGATGAGTCTCAGTTGACACCATCTGTCATTGCAGATACAGATGTCTCCAAACGGCAATTGCCAAAGGCTGTGCCACACAGCACACACCTGTCCATGTGCAGATTGATTCTGTTAAACTCTGTAGCTACCTTGTGGGCTTCTCTTCCCTGCCTCATTATCTGCCTGCAGACCTTCCTTCTGTGTTCTCTCCTCTTAGAGGCCAGATTGATCTGTATTTTTATCAGGATGAGGAAGGAGATGGTAGACTGAATCTACCTCTCCCAGTAATTCACTGTGCTACCTTGGGCCACCTGCtggccttctctgagcctccgtttTCTTACCCACGAAATGTGGATTTGGACCCAGTTATCTCCAACCACCCAAGAGTCTGCGATTCTGCTactaagaaaagcaaaaggaaaggacAAGACAGCATGTGTTTAGTTGCTGGGAAAAGCTCagtctaataataaaaataataagtataaaaataattaccacCATTCATTCAAGCTTGCTTTGCCAGGTCTGCACTGTGATCTTTGCAGGGGTAATCTTACTGAATCCTCTGCTCCAACCCTACCAGGTGGGAACTacttttacctttatttttctgatgaggagactgagcctcagagatgttaaataacCTGCCAAAGCAGAGAGTTAATATGTTGGGATTCATCACAGACAGATCCCTCTGCTCTTGGGAAGCCCAGAGGTCAGAAGCAGGAGTGGGTCTGATTCAGGTGTGCTCTGAGGGCCAACTGTCCTTTCCAAAAATGCCTTCCTTTATTTAGACACCAACATCCTTGCTATTTTGGATTTTTCAGTGagcttccttattttcttcctattctgttctattcagaaaaatgaatgaatgggccaggcacggtggctcaagcctgtaacctcagcactttgggaggccgagatgggcggatcacgaggtcaggagatggagaccatcctggttaacacggtgaaaccccgtctctaataaaaaaatacaaaaaactagccgggcgaggtggcgggcgcctgtagtcccagctactcgggaggctgaggcaggagaatggcgtaaactctggaggcggagcttgcagtgagctgagatccggccactgcactccagcctgggcgacagagcgagactccgtctcaaaaaaaaaaaaaaaaaaaaaaaaaaaaaaaaaaaaaaaaatgaatgaatgaataaatataggtTCCTAATGatacaaatttaattttcttctagaaatgaaagtgtttgtttctcttcttttatttctcaagCCAAAGTAATTATTTCCTCCTTCTTGGAAGTCCAGAAATAGTTTAAACTTTAATTAAAAGTCTTAAGGTTCAACAATTGGAATGAGGATCAGGTAATAATGAAGAAACTCCGTGAACACCCCGAGGAGAACCAGCACCCCCTCCATTGGTTATTTTAGCTCAGCCCACAGCTAACAGCTCAGCTCAGAAGGTTCCTACCACCCACTCCACTTCCAACACCTTTTAATATTCACACAGAGTTTTCTCACATTGTGAGATCCTCATGCTCTCACACACTTCCTTTATACATGCCGTTTCCTCAGCCTTGAATGCCACCTCTTTCTTTACCTGGAGAACCCCTTTCCCTTAAAGACTCAGGTCAGAAGTCACATAGTACTCCTGTGCTACCACCTAATGCAAAGTGTGATTATTCCTCTACTTCTCTTctgcatttaaatgttaaattattgaGGGAAGAGGCCTGGTCTCATCGTTTTTGGAATAGCTCTGGATCTGCATTCACATTTTGTATATAATACAACTCAGTAAAGGTTGTGTAATATTGACTTTCATATGTGTGTATCCAAAGCTAACATGTTCCCATGCCCTTTGACTCAGCTTTCCCCATGGCAATGAATTTAACCACAGGAAATAATTGAATGGGAAAAAGAAAGTTATACAGATGGAAGttctataaaatatgtatttgctaAACATTGGAAACAAGTTAAATGTTTATCAATAGAGTAATGGCAAGTAAATTGGGGTACATGATCTTGAAGGAACATGACTTATTCTCTCATTCATTATACAAACATGAAGACTGCCAAAGAACTATCAGACACACAGCAATTTATCAGATACCACATCTGCCTTCAATGAATACACAGTCTAGTAGAGTCTTCTAAAATGATAATTACCAAACTACATAGAAAGCGAGCACTATTTGTGGTCTaatgtgaagaagaaaacaaatcagaTTATAAAACCATCTGTACATGACGACTGCAACTCTAAACATGTGAGAGTGTGAACAAAGTCTGGATGGGTGAATACAGGAATGACAATATTGATGTGGTTAGATTGGATGACATTTTCTTTAGCATTATTACAATTGGTTTTCAAGCTTTAAAGCTTTAGATTGCTTCAAACGTttctaggggggaaaaaaagctacTCCCATGACCCTGGCTCCCCAGGTTGGCAGTGGCATGAATGACAGGGTATTTTTCCAGATGGGCAGGGGCTTGCCACAAGGTGATTGGGAGGGGATATTCAAGTCAGTCCAGGAGAGTCGGGTTAGGGAAGGCTATCACTTTGTAGACTTGGGAGTGCTCACTGGGTGTCATCGTAAGAACCAGCCTCTTCTGTGTCTGTGCTATGCCACGCAGCAGCACCTGCAGTCTTCTCTAAGTTTTGTGAGCACCACAACTTGAGCATAGCACAGCAGTGCCAGGTGTGGGGGAAGCAGAAGTCTAGGAACCAGACAAAAGGGTTGAGACCTGCAAGAGTTGGTGGCTAGTTCCTTCTGCTGGAAAGGATGATCTCTATGTGAAAGGCTTATCCCTCTtctatagacaaggaaactgaagcctgATTAGTCCCAAGCTACCAGAATTGGGGTTGGAATCCATCCCTTCTTATTTTGGGGCAGGGTTTTTCTGTTTCCCCTACTGGCCTGGGAGCAGGTGGAGATGCATTAGGTCGTATGGAAGAGACAGGCTGATAGGATGGGTGGAGCCCTTTGGGAAGGAGGAGGCAACGGGGAATCTGTTGGTAGGATCCCATGATGAGAAGCCAAGCATTTGAGTTTTGACTCAATGCAGTAGGCAGTGGGGAGCCCTTATAGGTTTGAGGATGTGATGGAGGAGGGCTTAATGAAAATGAAGCTGGTGTAATCAGGGGAGAGGCTGGGTCAGGCACATGGTAAGGGTGGTGTGGGGCATTTGTTCTGTGTAATCAGAACAGTACAAATTCAACTTCTTGGAAATATGTACTTCTGCTTATCTATCAGTGAGATTGGACTGGAAGCTTCCATCTTACATACCCCTTCCCCATGGATAACAGCACTTTCCAGCGATGGGCACCTGATACAAACTTGGCCTATCAGAGCACTTCCCTGGGAATTTTGCCCTTGGGACCAGAGAAGCATGGGTGTCTGCCCCTCTCTGGTGATAAAGCTGTGTCATGTAAGTCTGGGAGATCTATAATAACTAAAAGATTTGAGTGTCAGAGAGAGGGAATTCTAGCTAGACTCAGGCCCTGGTTTCCCCTCACTTTGAGGGCTCAGACACCCTTTTGTTCTGCCACAATATGAACAATATTCACCACCCCCTTTTAACTAAACTAGGCTGAGTTGAATTTTTGTCATCTGCAAACCAAAAATTTCTGATGACATTTACAGTAAGAGAAATGTCTACTCTTTGTCAATCAAAGAGTTCAATTTGTTCATTGTTCAAATTTTGAGCACAATTCTCAACAACACTCTGGGGTGGTTTTGTGTGCATTGGGTCCACCACTTTGTGCCTgtaagaaacaacaacaaaaatctttcCTCACTATTCAGCATCAGGTTCAGGAACTCCAGGTTCTCTGTAGACACAGGCTTTGGGAGTCCCTTCAGAGAAGGATGGACGCATCTCCATCACTCGTGTGGTAAGTAAAATTGCTACTCAGAACACTTCCCTGCCTGCTCCTTTGTGATTCAGATGGGGAGAAATCAACATGGACTGAGCGCCCACACAGGACAGCCAGGCATTTCCCGTACAAGTGGTAAAGGTATCTTCTGAACTTCTCCCCAGCAAATGCATAGATGAGAGGATTCAGGCAACAATGGCTAAATGCAACTGTCTCGGTCACACTGAGGGCCAGCCTCAGATCCCTCCTCATGTCACAACTGGGAAAGAAGTCGTAGAGCTTAAGCGTCTCCAGGAAAATCATAACGTTGTAGGGTGTCCAGAAGAGGAAAAACACGACGACCACCAGAAGGATCAGTTTGATGGCTTTGGCTTTTTTGTGGTTCTTGCAGGAAAACAGCGTCTGGATGATTCTGAAGTAGCAGTAACTCATAATGAGCAGGGGAAGTAGGAAGCCAAGAAAATTTGCTTCCACATTGCGGAGCACAGGCCAGATTTCCTGGAGGACCTCGGGGTAGTCACCAAGGCATtcgttttctttctgttttgtgaaCATGAACTGGGGTGCTGCCACCAAAATGGCTGCTGCCCAGACGCCTAGGCTGATGGTGACGCCATGCTGCACGGTCCGGTTGTTCATGGAGTTGGCGGCCAGGACGATGGCCAGGTACCTATCAATGCTGATGACGGTGATGAAGAATATGCTTCCAAAAAAGCCGATGAAGAAGAAGGCGGTAGTGAATTTGCACACGGCGTTTTGGAGGCCCTCTTCATTTATCACATAGTGAGTCCAGAAGGGCAAGGTGGCTACAAATAGCAGATCAGACAAGGCCAGGTTCAGGAGGTAAATGTCGGTGACACTCTTGGGCTTCTTGCTGTTGGTGAGGGCAAACACTACCAACAAATTTCCCACCAGGCCAATGGCAAAGACAACGGAGTAGAATATGGACAGGAACACAGTCCCAAAGGCCACGATGTCCCCAATATAACAGGCTTCAGCCGAATCATCGTACTCAAAGTTTTCTGTAACTGATTCAGGGAACGGATCCATGGGGACAGCCTGgatcagaaagaaaagcaagtaaCTGAGTTAgttctcagaaaaacaaagttggaattCTGTGTGGCCTCATATGTAGGCAGGCAGGAAGAAACAAATATTGGTTGGGTGcacactacatttcccagcttcccaTTTGCTGTGTTGTTTAATCCCCACAACAGTCTTGTGATGAAGACTGCAACAGCCTCTTTTGACAGGATAGGCAGACTCCTTTGACTTGCCCAGAGCCATGCAGTAAATGGCTCCGTGAGCATTTGGCTCTAggcttttttttaagatgtagtctcgctgtgtcacccaggctggagcgcagtggtgcgatctcagctcacagaaacctctgccccctggggttcaagcgattcttctgcctcagcctcccaaatagctgggattacaggcatgcactaccatgcctggctaatttttgtatttttagtagagatggggtttcatcatgttagccaggctggtctcgaactcctgacctcagatgattcacctgcctcagcctcccaaaatgctaggattacaggcgtgagccacagagcctggccgGCTCTAGGCTTTTTGAAGCTTGAGACAGATCTGTTTTTCTTTGACTGTCCAAAGTCTCTCCAAAAGCTAGCTAGTTTGACCAATGTGTGGATGAGAAAGGGAGAGCCATGAGCAGGAGGCAGGGGTGAGATGGGGTGAATTGGGGGTGCAGCTGTAATTCACACTTCCAGTCCAAACTTCCCCAAAGCAATTCTCCATCCTCTTCCTTTATTTCCACCTTTTCCACTCTCTGGCCTCTTACTTTTCCACGAAGCTAGGCCTGGAGAGAGAAGCTTCAGACCCAGAGCCTTGGGCAGAACAGCACCGGGAAGCCctcatctttgttttttgagaaccatttcactttttcttctccttataaCCAACAAGTCCCTCTCTTTCTTAGCAGGTATCAGACAGTCATACACTCTAGAGTGACTACCTTGTTTTGGGTTGCCCAGGACTTTCCTGGTTTTAGCCCTGAAAGTCCCACCTATTGGGAACCCCCCACTCCCAGGCAAATCAGGACTGTTGGTCATCCTACAACCCTAAGTGAAGAGGAGGTGTTGCCATCATTCAGGGCTCTGCAGTCATAGAGGGGCTGGCTGATCCAAGATGGAGGATGGGGCTCCGATGTCTACTGGCCTAGGCTCCCCTTACCATTACCAGCCCTATACTTCACTTTGGTCTGGTCTTCCCCACTATTCTTATCTCCTGTTACCTTCTGAGCAGGAATTGAAAAAAGAAGATACTTCTGCAGGCTGCACTCCCCTTCTTTTCGCAGCCAGGACTTGGTCATTCACTCCAGAGCTGGCTGGGAGGCAGCCCCTTCATACTGCTCCTCTGGgtgtctcctcctcccttcctcgtGATACCACAGATGCAGATGGGTCCCTCAGAAACCCTCAAAACAGGCCTCCTGGTTGTCACCACCTACCTCTTTACCACAACTTACAGCAAAGCTCACGCTTTAACCGAGGGAGTTTCCACGCCCCACTATACCCTTTCCATGATGGTTTTACCCAGGCGGTGTCTCCCTCCCTCAAGATGAGGCCCACCCAGCCAGGGTGTCACttctcccttcccagcctcttctTTGAGGCCTGCATCTCACCCAGAATCTCCTGGGATAAGTGGGCCGGGGCTTTACGACCCAAGCTGTCTCAGGCTGTGATGAGTTCTCAACCCCAGGGAACGTGTATGCTTTCTCTGCTTCAGGCTGCAATGGCCTTTTCTCAGAGAATAATCTCTGGTTGTGACATTAATTAATAATATTCAAGTCGAATGGTATAAAATGGCTGACATGCAGCTATTTTTGAGCCACATCCATGTCAGTTTCATATGACTCAAGCTATATGTGGGGAAACAGAAATTGCTACTTAGTGCCTG
The sequence above is drawn from the Rhinopithecus roxellana isolate Shanxi Qingling chromosome 1, ASM756505v1, whole genome shotgun sequence genome and encodes:
- the CX3CR1 gene encoding CX3C chemokine receptor 1, with product MDPFPESVTENFEYDDSAEACYIGDIVAFGTVFLSIFYSVVFAIGLVGNLLVVFALTNSKKPKSVTDIYLLNLALSDLLFVATLPFWTHYVINEEGLQNAVCKFTTAFFFIGFFGSIFFITVISIDRYLAIVLAANSMNNRTVQHGVTISLGVWAAAILVAAPQFMFTKQKENECLGDYPEVLQEIWPVLRNVEANFLGFLLPLLIMSYCYFRIIQTLFSCKNHKKAKAIKLILLVVVVFFLFWTPYNVMIFLETLKLYDFFPSCDMRRDLRLALSVTETVAFSHCCLNPLIYAFAGEKFRRYLYHLYGKCLAVLCGRSVHVDFSPSESQRSRQGSVLSSNFTYHTSDGDASILL